AATTACTTTGCAGAAATTATAGGAGGATAGAATGGCAGGACTTACACATAAAGGAGAAAATTTAATAATAAATGACTATTTTAGAAAGAAAAATTTCTATCTAGGACTTTTAAAAGCCAATCCTACTGATAATGCTACAAATATTCAGGAAGTTACAGGAGCTTCATATCAAAGGCAACAAATAATATTTGAAGAGCCTGTTAATGGGGAAACATATAATAGTAATGATATTAATTTCCCTGTTGCAACTGAAAACTGGGGTTGGATAACTCATATAGGACTATTTACAGCACCAACAGGTGGAGAATTAATGGCTTATTCAGGACTAGACTATACAAAAGAAATAAGAGCGGCAGATATTTATAAAATACCTCAAGCATTCTTTATTTTTAAAGTAGACTAGGTGATGTTTTATGTCAAAAATAGCTTTAAAAAAATATGTAGAAGAACAATTACAATTTGACCTAGAAAGTTATTTAGATGATATTGTTCATGATTTTGCTTTTAATACTCAAGATAAATTAATAGTTTCATCAGATGTAACAGCAAAGCAATTAATAACAGTAAAAAAAGATTTACTGGAATTAAAAGTTAAAACCATTATCACAGTCTTAGGTGTAGCAGCTTCAAAAGATTTTGTTGAAAGAATATTAAATAATCTTCCAAGCTATGAAAGAAAAGATTCTTTAATTGTAGAACTAGCAAAAGCAATTTCTAGGGAACTTCAAAAAATAGAACTTTTAAAAAGTGAATATATTTCTAGCTTATCTATTACAACAGCAACAGCAATTTCTTTGAAAAGGCTTGAAAAAATATATGGTATTAATACAAATTATGAACTTGGAGTTAAATTAAGACAAAAT
The sequence above is drawn from the Fusobacterium perfoetens genome and encodes:
- a CDS encoding phage tail fiber protein, with translation MAGLTHKGENLIINDYFRKKNFYLGLLKANPTDNATNIQEVTGASYQRQQIIFEEPVNGETYNSNDINFPVATENWGWITHIGLFTAPTGGELMAYSGLDYTKEIRAADIYKIPQAFFIFKVD